A region of Anopheles merus strain MAF chromosome 2R, AmerM5.1, whole genome shotgun sequence DNA encodes the following proteins:
- the LOC121591080 gene encoding protein lin-37 homolog yields MLAKRRSLINSDEKRKALQNVALARGRLKGALKTANQSSDDNSSFDDSEEESQVKRKRIDAPAINQSCPLTLFNRCIDVARFRENAPLYPLCRAWVKNNPREKVEEATMSEPRRRIKREHNPDIVNQFVSGELLEITEMPRPESTQLEPFLSVKPEPVGDFDIDKSSKSKEELIEEHREQWKKIRESCIAHRKKYNEVRYGTSFKLLEALKK; encoded by the exons atgcTTGCCAAACGGAGAAGCCTCATCAATTCGGACGAAAAGC GTAAAGCGCTTCAAAATGTGGCGTTGGCACGGGGTCGGCTGAAAGGGGCGCTGAAAACCGCCAACCAATCGTCGGATGATAACTCCAGCTTCGACGATAGCGAGGAAGAGTCGCAGGTCAAGCGAAAACGCATCGACGCACCGGCAATTAATCAGTCGTGCCCGTTGACGCTCTTCAACCGGTGCATCGATGTGGCCCGCTTCCGGGAAAATGCCCCGCTCTATCCGCTGTGCCGCGCATGGGTGAAGAACAACCCGCGGGAGAAGGTTGAAGAAGCGACAATGTCCGAACCGAGACGGCGCATCAAGCGCGAGCACAATCCAGATATCGTGAATCAGTTCGTGAGCGGAGAGTTGCTCGAAATAACGGAAATGCCACGGCCAGAATCGACGCAGTTGGAGCCTTTCCTTTCGGTAAAACCGGAACCGGTCGGTGACTTTGATATTGACAAGTCGTCTAAAAGCAAGGAAGAGTTGATCGAGGAGCATCGGGAGCAGTGGAAGAAAATTCGTGAATCGTGTAttgcacacagaaaaaagtacAACGAAGTACGGTACGGCACCAGTTTCAAGCTACTCGAAGCGTTGAAAAAGTGA